The following are encoded together in the Brassica napus cultivar Da-Ae chromosome A9, Da-Ae, whole genome shotgun sequence genome:
- the LOC106364447 gene encoding pEARLI1-like lipid transfer protein 1, with the protein MAYSKITLLLVLNVIFFTLVSSTSAPCPPPPSKSPNKKPPPSSPYRKPTCKDALKLKVCANVLNLVKVSLPQKAECCALIKGLVNLDAGVCLCTALKANVLGIINLRVPISLSVLFNQCGTKVPSGFQCA; encoded by the coding sequence ATGGCTTACTCTAAGATTACTCTTCTCCTTGTTTTGAATGTCATCTTCTTCACTTTGGTCAGCTCTACATCGGCCCCTTGTCCACCACCACCGTCCAAAAGCCCCAACAAGAAACCCCCACCGTCGTCTCCTTACCGCAAACCCACTTGTAAAGATGCTCTTAAACTCAAGGTATGTGCTAACGTGTTGAATTTGGTTAAGGTTTCTCTACCACAAAAGGCCGAATGTTGCGCCCTTATCAAAGGTCTAGTTAATCTCGATGCCGGGGTCTGTCTCTGTACCGCTTTGAAGGCTAATGTCCTTGGCATTATTAATCTTCGTGTTCCTATTTCACTGAGTGTTCTCTTTAACCAGTGTGGTACGAAGGTTCCATCTGGTTTCCAATGTGCTTAG